The proteins below are encoded in one region of Fibrella aestuarina BUZ 2:
- a CDS encoding cytochrome c3 family protein: MSRLTKLYGVVALSTTLLLSGGLTYGQDSSAAQGGGGPATPAPAAAAGGGDVAKGKELFTNNCQQCHNTNEVALVGPGLKGVRQRTPGDAWLQKWIRNSSAVIASGDAYAVKIFNQYNKTQMSSFPNLTDGDIKGILDYIDSENAGGAAQATAGDNQAGGTKASTAAASSSTSSGPSELFTFVLIALLVVMLLVLGVLFVIVTILSKAVNPQTEGEVGTRAQPFVQRLRAGLLGAVNNSTVRSVAIWLFILVATKMSLDGLYSVGIQQGYAPKQPIAYSHKLHAGQYKIDCNYCHTGVNKGKSATIPSANICMNCHGVIKKESPEIQKIYTAIEQNKPIEWIRVHNLPDLAYFNHAQHVNVGNVQCQSCHGEIEKMEVVEQRSSLTMGWCIDCHRKTEVNTKDNAYYDKLVALHSKESREPLKVANIGGLECSKCHY; this comes from the coding sequence ATGAGCCGTTTAACGAAGCTTTACGGAGTGGTGGCTCTGTCAACGACCTTGCTGTTGAGTGGTGGCCTTACGTACGGACAAGACTCCTCAGCTGCACAAGGTGGGGGTGGCCCGGCCACTCCAGCTCCCGCTGCCGCCGCAGGTGGTGGCGATGTGGCGAAGGGTAAAGAACTCTTCACCAACAATTGTCAGCAGTGTCACAACACCAATGAGGTGGCGCTGGTTGGCCCCGGTTTGAAAGGTGTTCGCCAACGTACCCCCGGCGATGCCTGGCTACAAAAATGGATTCGGAACTCGTCGGCTGTCATCGCTTCTGGTGATGCATACGCAGTGAAGATCTTCAATCAGTACAACAAGACGCAGATGTCGTCATTTCCGAATCTGACGGACGGTGACATCAAAGGCATCCTGGATTACATTGATTCGGAAAACGCAGGTGGCGCTGCTCAGGCTACCGCTGGCGATAACCAAGCTGGTGGTACCAAAGCCTCTACTGCCGCTGCTTCCTCATCAACGTCGTCAGGTCCGTCTGAATTGTTCACGTTCGTCCTGATTGCGCTACTGGTCGTTATGCTGCTGGTATTGGGCGTACTGTTCGTGATTGTGACCATCCTGTCGAAAGCGGTTAACCCGCAAACGGAAGGTGAGGTTGGCACGCGGGCACAACCCTTCGTACAGCGTCTTCGGGCCGGTCTGCTTGGCGCGGTTAACAACTCAACCGTTCGTTCGGTAGCGATCTGGCTGTTTATTCTGGTCGCTACGAAGATGTCGCTTGATGGCTTGTACTCAGTAGGTATCCAACAGGGTTACGCCCCTAAGCAACCTATTGCTTACTCACACAAACTGCACGCTGGTCAGTACAAAATCGACTGTAACTACTGCCATACGGGTGTGAACAAAGGCAAGTCGGCAACGATCCCCTCGGCCAACATCTGTATGAACTGCCACGGTGTGATCAAGAAAGAGTCGCCGGAGATTCAGAAGATTTACACGGCTATCGAGCAGAATAAGCCTATCGAATGGATTCGGGTGCACAACCTGCCTGATCTGGCTTACTTCAACCATGCTCAGCACGTAAACGTAGGCAACGTACAGTGCCAGAGCTGCCATGGTGAAATTGAAAAAATGGAAGTGGTTGAGCAGCGCTCATCGCTCACCATGGGCTGGTGTATTGACTGCCACCGCAAGACGGAAGTAAACACCAAAGACAACGCTTACTACGACAAGCTCGTTGCCCTACACAGCAAAGAGTCACGCGAACCTCTGAAGGTTGCCAATATTGGCGGTCTGGAGTGTTCAAAGTGTCACTATTAA
- a CDS encoding TAT-variant-translocated molybdopterin oxidoreductase gives MEQVTKRYWKGVEELRNDATFVKNAQSEFAEPTGNDLQNLLDGTNAPRRDFLKTLGFGMAAVSLAACEAPVRKAIPYLNKPEGTFPSISDYYASTYTDGGDYASILVETREGRPIKIEGNPLSSLSKGGTTARVQASLLSLYDNEKLRGPKRGEQDITWDVADKEIISQLTTIAAQGGAIRLVTSSIVSPSTKAVIADFVAKYPTARHIMYDANSASGIIQANQASFGKAVIPSYDFSKARTIVSIGADFLGTWIAPLDHAMPYAKTRKIGAVGGGNKEMSRHYQFETILSMTGSNADYRGTYKPSQEGLVVASLYNKVAAKLGGQAISAPAVEVQYLDKAAADLVASRGQAVVVAGSNDPNVQIVVNALNSLLGSYASTINLNTPVNYRQGNDQQMNAFINELKGGQVKAVMFHMANPVYDHPRGAEIAEALPKAALSIYFGDRADETGSLTRYITPAPHFLECWNDAEPKAGFYSLTQPAITHIFKTRQMQSSLLTWAGRNNDFQEYVRSYWRTNMFPKATGYASFDEYWIKVLHDGVFETATAVAPSAVSFAGNTAAAAAGIAQRYKPTTGMEVVIYEKVGMGTGSQANNPWIQEFPDPVSKACWDNYAAISQKTATDMGVEQDELLKIDVAGKSIELPALIQPGQADNTVAVAIGYGRSKAGKCADGVGQNAYQLASIVGGTVSMAAYTATVSKAGGRHEIAQTQTHETVMGRRAVLQEGILARYKKDPKEGRYFPKVETSEGPVTPTDITLWHGYGKPNHSWGMVIDLNSCIGCGACVVGCISENNTPTVGREEVLARREMHWMRIDRYYSSDAEEGDYTALEKASANPEVTFQPMLCQHCSNAPCETVCPVLATTHSTEGLNQMVYNRCIGTRYCANNCPYKVRRFNWFKYHDEDKFDYQFNNDLGKMVINPDVTVRARGVIEKCSFCVQRIQEGKLTAKKERRRPLPDEIQSACAQACPTDAIIFGDMNNPESTISKVLATELNERAFHVLEEINVRPQIAYLTKIRNKDEGPKQESTQHSQA, from the coding sequence ATGGAACAAGTAACCAAACGGTATTGGAAGGGTGTTGAGGAGCTACGCAACGATGCTACGTTTGTAAAAAACGCGCAATCGGAATTTGCGGAGCCAACTGGGAATGATCTCCAGAATCTGCTGGATGGCACCAACGCCCCCCGCCGTGATTTTTTGAAAACACTGGGTTTCGGCATGGCGGCGGTTTCGCTCGCTGCCTGCGAAGCTCCGGTGCGCAAAGCCATTCCTTATTTAAATAAGCCGGAAGGCACGTTCCCCAGCATCTCTGATTACTATGCGTCGACTTATACAGACGGTGGCGATTACGCCAGCATTTTAGTCGAAACTCGGGAAGGTCGCCCCATTAAAATTGAAGGCAACCCGTTGTCGAGCCTGTCGAAAGGCGGTACAACTGCGCGGGTTCAGGCCTCGCTTTTGTCGTTATATGATAACGAGAAACTGCGTGGTCCGAAGCGGGGTGAGCAGGATATTACCTGGGATGTAGCTGATAAAGAAATCATCAGCCAACTGACCACGATCGCGGCACAGGGTGGAGCTATTCGTCTGGTTACGTCGTCGATTGTAAGCCCGTCTACAAAAGCAGTTATCGCTGATTTCGTAGCCAAGTATCCAACGGCCCGTCATATCATGTATGATGCCAACTCGGCGTCGGGCATCATTCAGGCCAATCAGGCTTCGTTCGGTAAAGCCGTTATTCCATCATACGATTTCAGCAAGGCCCGCACGATCGTCAGCATCGGTGCCGACTTCCTGGGTACGTGGATTGCTCCGCTTGATCACGCCATGCCTTATGCCAAAACGCGTAAGATCGGCGCCGTTGGTGGTGGTAATAAAGAAATGTCGCGCCACTACCAGTTTGAGACTATACTGTCGATGACTGGGTCAAACGCCGACTATCGGGGTACGTATAAGCCGTCGCAAGAGGGCTTGGTTGTTGCCAGTTTGTATAACAAAGTCGCTGCCAAGTTGGGTGGTCAGGCCATCAGTGCACCGGCCGTTGAGGTTCAGTACCTTGATAAAGCTGCTGCTGATCTGGTTGCATCACGTGGTCAGGCAGTTGTCGTTGCCGGGTCAAACGATCCGAACGTACAGATCGTCGTCAATGCGTTGAACAGCCTGCTGGGTAGCTACGCCTCGACGATCAATCTGAATACGCCGGTTAACTACCGTCAGGGGAATGATCAGCAAATGAACGCCTTCATCAACGAGTTGAAAGGCGGTCAGGTTAAAGCTGTGATGTTCCACATGGCCAACCCGGTTTATGATCATCCGCGTGGTGCCGAGATTGCTGAAGCGTTGCCCAAGGCTGCGCTGTCGATCTACTTCGGTGATCGTGCCGACGAAACAGGTTCACTCACGAGGTACATCACGCCAGCTCCTCATTTCCTGGAGTGCTGGAACGATGCCGAGCCCAAGGCTGGCTTCTATAGCCTGACGCAGCCTGCCATCACGCATATCTTCAAAACACGTCAGATGCAGTCAAGCCTGCTGACGTGGGCAGGTCGTAACAACGATTTTCAGGAATATGTACGTAGCTACTGGCGTACTAACATGTTCCCCAAAGCAACAGGCTATGCCAGCTTTGATGAATACTGGATTAAAGTACTGCATGATGGCGTTTTCGAAACGGCAACGGCTGTAGCCCCCTCGGCTGTTAGTTTCGCTGGTAACACAGCGGCTGCAGCAGCCGGTATTGCACAACGATACAAGCCTACTACAGGCATGGAGGTTGTTATTTACGAAAAAGTCGGTATGGGTACTGGTTCACAGGCCAACAACCCATGGATTCAGGAGTTTCCCGATCCCGTATCGAAAGCCTGCTGGGACAACTACGCAGCGATCTCGCAAAAGACAGCCACTGACATGGGGGTTGAGCAAGACGAACTGCTGAAAATCGACGTTGCTGGTAAGTCAATCGAGCTGCCCGCGCTGATCCAACCGGGTCAGGCTGATAACACGGTAGCTGTTGCCATCGGTTATGGTCGCTCGAAAGCTGGTAAATGTGCGGATGGCGTTGGTCAGAATGCGTATCAGCTTGCCTCGATCGTGGGTGGCACTGTTTCAATGGCCGCCTATACGGCTACAGTAAGCAAGGCTGGCGGTCGTCACGAAATTGCCCAGACGCAAACGCACGAAACGGTAATGGGCCGTCGGGCAGTGTTGCAGGAAGGCATCCTGGCTCGGTACAAAAAGGATCCCAAAGAAGGTCGCTACTTCCCGAAAGTAGAAACCTCAGAGGGCCCTGTTACACCGACTGATATTACACTCTGGCACGGTTACGGCAAGCCAAACCACTCATGGGGTATGGTCATCGACCTGAACTCATGTATCGGCTGCGGCGCTTGCGTAGTAGGTTGCATCTCAGAAAACAACACGCCTACGGTAGGCCGCGAAGAAGTGTTGGCCCGTCGTGAAATGCACTGGATGCGGATCGACCGGTACTACAGCAGCGATGCCGAAGAAGGCGATTATACCGCTCTGGAAAAAGCGTCGGCTAACCCCGAAGTGACCTTCCAGCCGATGCTTTGCCAGCATTGCAGCAACGCACCTTGCGAAACGGTATGCCCGGTATTGGCTACCACGCACAGCACGGAAGGGTTAAACCAAATGGTTTACAACCGTTGCATTGGTACCCGCTACTGCGCCAACAACTGCCCTTATAAAGTGCGTCGCTTCAACTGGTTTAAATACCACGACGAAGACAAATTCGATTACCAATTCAACAACGATCTGGGCAAGATGGTCATCAACCCAGACGTAACGGTTCGTGCCCGCGGTGTGATCGAGAAATGCTCATTCTGCGTACAACGGATTCAGGAAGGTAAGCTCACGGCGAAGAAAGAACGTCGTCGTCCGCTGCCCGACGAAATCCAGTCGGCCTGCGCGCAGGCCTGCCCAACAGATGCGATTATTTTCGGTGACATGAATAACCCCGAAAGCACTATCTCGAAGGTATTGGCTACTGAATTGAACGAACGCGCCTTCCACGTTCTGGAAGAAATCAACGTCCGCCCCCAAATTGCGTATCTGACCAAGATCCGTAACAAAGACGAAGGACCGAAGCAGGAGTCGACTCAGCATTCTCAGGCGTAG
- the nrfD gene encoding NrfD/PsrC family molybdoenzyme membrane anchor subunit has translation MHITSAVRTPLVSGGKTYADVTEDVCKQVEGKPTREWTIAFTISAIVLVYGTACVFYTWWEGLGVWGLNKTVGWAWDITNFVWWVGIGHAGTLISAILLLFRQKWRTSINRAAEAMTIFAVLCAASFIFMHMGRPWLGYWALPLPNTFGSLWVNFKSPLVWDVFAISTYFTVSLVFWYMGLVPDLATIRDRARSKVSRYVYGAFSLGWNGSAKTWARYEYMSLILAGISTPLVLSVHTIVSMDFATSVIPGWHTTIFPPYFVAGAIFSGFAMVQNLMLITRVVFKLEDYITTEHIESMNKIITLTGSIVGVAYLTEFFIAWYSGVEFEAYAFINRATGPYWWAYWAMMTCNVISPQLFWSATIRRSVVWTFVLSVIVNIGMWFERFVIIVTSLHRDYLPSSWAMFHPTLFDISDYIFSFGLFFTLFLLFAKFLPVVNMAEVKAIIKSSSEKLPKSVSGVAKGERVTSPTFNKNAD, from the coding sequence ATGCATATTACTTCAGCCGTACGCACGCCACTTGTTTCAGGTGGTAAAACCTATGCAGACGTTACGGAAGACGTTTGCAAGCAGGTTGAAGGCAAACCCACCCGTGAGTGGACAATTGCCTTCACAATTTCGGCCATCGTATTGGTCTACGGCACTGCCTGTGTGTTCTACACCTGGTGGGAAGGCCTGGGCGTATGGGGGCTCAATAAAACAGTAGGTTGGGCGTGGGATATCACCAACTTCGTATGGTGGGTAGGTATTGGTCACGCAGGTACGTTGATCTCGGCCATTCTGTTGCTGTTCCGGCAGAAGTGGCGGACGTCAATCAACCGGGCTGCTGAGGCCATGACGATCTTCGCCGTACTTTGTGCCGCTTCGTTCATCTTCATGCACATGGGCCGCCCCTGGTTAGGCTACTGGGCACTGCCTCTACCCAACACGTTCGGCTCACTGTGGGTGAACTTCAAATCACCCCTTGTTTGGGACGTATTTGCCATCAGTACCTATTTCACCGTGTCGCTGGTATTCTGGTACATGGGTCTGGTGCCTGATCTGGCCACAATTCGTGACCGTGCCCGTAGCAAAGTAAGCCGTTATGTGTATGGCGCTTTCTCGCTGGGCTGGAACGGTTCGGCCAAAACATGGGCTCGTTACGAATACATGAGCCTTATCCTGGCCGGTATCTCGACTCCCCTTGTACTATCGGTACACACGATCGTAAGTATGGACTTTGCTACGTCGGTAATTCCCGGCTGGCACACTACGATCTTCCCGCCTTACTTCGTAGCGGGTGCAATCTTCTCTGGTTTTGCCATGGTGCAGAACCTGATGCTGATCACCCGGGTGGTTTTCAAACTGGAAGACTACATTACAACAGAGCACATTGAGTCGATGAACAAAATCATCACGCTGACGGGCTCGATTGTGGGGGTAGCGTACCTGACCGAGTTTTTCATTGCCTGGTATTCGGGCGTTGAATTTGAAGCCTATGCGTTCATCAACCGGGCAACCGGTCCTTATTGGTGGGCTTACTGGGCGATGATGACGTGTAACGTAATCTCACCGCAGCTTTTCTGGAGCGCTACTATTCGTCGTAGTGTGGTTTGGACATTCGTGCTGTCAGTTATTGTGAACATTGGTATGTGGTTCGAGCGCTTTGTGATTATCGTTACGTCACTGCACCGCGATTATCTGCCTTCAAGCTGGGCTATGTTTCACCCGACTTTGTTCGACATCAGCGATTACATTTTCTCGTTTGGCCTCTTCTTCACGCTCTTCCTGTTGTTCGCCAAATTCCTGCCTGTAGTCAACATGGCTGAAGTAAAAGCGATCATCAAATCTTCGTCTGAAAAACTACCGAAGTCGGTATCAGGCGTAGCGAAAGGTGAGCGTGTCACTAGCCCTACGTTCAATAAAAACGCTGATTAA
- a CDS encoding DUF3341 domain-containing protein, with protein sequence MASPVNSRFLVGIFDDDDVVMKAVKEVREAGVRIHEVYTPFPIHGLDVALGHPRSRLGIVAFMFGLTGCLCALALMSYTEKFDWPMVVGGKDSFSFPVYIPITFELTVLFTALGMVATFIISNGMGPTVKPLMFDLRTTDNKFAMAIDMEKNKLSEADIESILKQSGAAEVNVKQF encoded by the coding sequence ATGGCATCGCCAGTTAATAGTCGCTTTTTGGTAGGCATCTTTGATGACGACGATGTGGTCATGAAGGCTGTCAAAGAAGTTCGGGAAGCAGGCGTTCGGATTCACGAAGTATACACGCCATTCCCGATCCACGGGCTTGACGTGGCATTGGGTCATCCGCGCTCCCGTCTGGGTATTGTCGCTTTCATGTTCGGTCTTACGGGTTGCCTCTGTGCTTTGGCGCTGATGTCCTACACGGAGAAGTTCGACTGGCCGATGGTCGTAGGCGGTAAGGATTCATTTTCTTTCCCCGTTTATATTCCTATTACGTTCGAGTTGACGGTGCTGTTTACAGCCCTGGGCATGGTAGCCACTTTCATCATCTCAAATGGTATGGGGCCAACTGTGAAGCCGCTGATGTTCGATCTGCGGACAACCGACAACAAGTTTGCCATGGCAATCGACATGGAGAAGAACAAGCTGTCGGAAGCAGACATCGAATCGATTTTGAAGCAGTCGGGTGCTGCTGAAGTCAACGTCAAGCAGTTCTAA
- a CDS encoding c-type cytochrome: MKFKHIALPTIGFAVALLMTACGDDHNSTGVQYAPQMYDPVGYEAYKQIDSNRINPYGLNMRDPARGTVSRRNYHTTFGKGDSAVTDLMVYNIPKDSIGIAERTLSNPIPATEATLEEGKVLYGRYCVHCHGEGGKGDGLVGKMYAGVPNYSADAYKTMNDGHIFHVITHGKGRMWPHGSQMTPEERWKIVMYVHKLQQG; encoded by the coding sequence ATGAAATTTAAGCATATAGCTCTGCCAACCATCGGATTTGCCGTTGCTCTACTGATGACCGCTTGTGGCGATGACCACAATTCGACCGGGGTTCAGTATGCGCCGCAGATGTACGATCCCGTTGGCTACGAAGCTTACAAACAGATCGATTCAAACCGCATCAATCCGTATGGATTGAATATGCGTGACCCGGCCCGAGGCACTGTTTCTCGACGGAACTACCACACCACGTTTGGTAAAGGCGATAGCGCTGTCACCGACTTGATGGTGTACAACATTCCCAAAGACAGTATCGGCATTGCTGAACGTACCCTGTCTAATCCTATCCCGGCCACGGAAGCCACGCTGGAAGAAGGCAAAGTTTTGTACGGACGTTACTGCGTACACTGCCACGGCGAAGGTGGTAAAGGCGATGGTCTGGTAGGCAAAATGTATGCTGGTGTACCGAACTACTCAGCAGACGCCTACAAGACGATGAATGATGGGCATATTTTCCACGTCATCACGCACGGCAAAGGTCGGATGTGGCCGCACGGTTCGCAGATGACGCCAGAAGAACGCTGGAAGATCGTTATGTACGTTCACAAACTTCAGCAAGGTTAA
- a CDS encoding cytochrome c oxidase subunit II, whose product MIYIVALLSLVFLALAFMVFGRLTSVLKGVNGGEEVEDYGGTSNKINGIMFIVFLIGGITAATWSFIHSTQYFLPEAASEHGRRTDSLFWLSMAIVTLAALVTNILLFVFAWKYQYKNGKRATYYPENHKLELIWTVVPAVVMAVMVFTGWQAWRDIMSEAPEGAQEVELVGKQFNWIARYPGVDNNKLGAFNYKLIDNNNEVGIDYSDEAAFDDFTGTDLHIPVGKPVLIKIRARDVLHSVFIPHMRVKMDAVPGMPTRFWFKPEKTTEQMRNETGNQNFKYEIACTEVCGRGHFSMKMNLIVEDEASWKKWCAEQKPLLTTYPEYASRIPANLKAKAAKYLPAQTDSTATASTAGVGGTGSAALR is encoded by the coding sequence ATGATTTACATCGTAGCACTATTGTCGCTCGTGTTTCTGGCCCTCGCCTTCATGGTGTTTGGCCGATTGACCAGCGTGCTTAAAGGCGTTAATGGCGGCGAAGAGGTAGAAGACTACGGCGGCACCAGCAACAAGATCAACGGGATCATGTTCATCGTGTTCCTGATCGGCGGTATTACTGCTGCAACGTGGTCGTTTATCCATTCGACGCAATACTTTCTGCCAGAAGCGGCTTCGGAGCATGGTCGCCGGACGGATTCGCTCTTCTGGTTGTCTATGGCCATCGTAACGTTGGCGGCTCTGGTTACTAACATTCTGCTTTTTGTTTTTGCCTGGAAGTACCAGTACAAAAACGGCAAGCGGGCAACCTATTATCCCGAAAACCACAAGCTTGAGCTAATCTGGACAGTAGTACCTGCCGTCGTAATGGCCGTGATGGTATTTACAGGCTGGCAAGCTTGGCGCGACATTATGTCTGAAGCGCCCGAAGGAGCCCAGGAAGTTGAGCTAGTTGGTAAGCAATTCAACTGGATTGCCCGCTACCCCGGCGTAGACAATAATAAACTGGGCGCTTTCAATTATAAGCTAATCGATAACAATAATGAAGTTGGTATTGATTACTCAGACGAAGCTGCATTTGATGATTTCACGGGTACCGACTTGCACATTCCTGTTGGCAAGCCTGTACTGATCAAAATTCGCGCTCGTGACGTGTTGCACAGTGTCTTCATTCCTCACATGCGTGTGAAGATGGACGCCGTGCCCGGCATGCCGACTCGTTTCTGGTTCAAGCCTGAGAAGACTACTGAGCAGATGCGTAACGAGACGGGCAATCAGAATTTCAAATATGAAATTGCCTGCACCGAGGTATGTGGCCGTGGCCACTTCTCAATGAAGATGAACCTGATCGTGGAAGATGAGGCTTCATGGAAAAAGTGGTGTGCTGAACAGAAACCACTGCTGACAACGTACCCAGAGTATGCATCGCGTATTCCGGCGAATTTGAAAGCAAAAGCGGCAAAATACCTGCCTGCGCAAACGGATAGCACAGCTACAGCTTCAACGGCTGGTGTTGGCGGTACGGGAAGTGCGGCATTACGTTAA
- a CDS encoding cytochrome c oxidase subunit I, translating to MATTGALSTTAVQVAEHDHHDHELNFWRKYVFAEDHKTIAKQYLITGILWAIIGISFSVIFRLQLGFPAMKMEFLRPLIGGWVDESGKLSADFYLALVTMHGTIMVFFVLTAGLSGTFSNFLIPLQVGARDMASGFLNMLSYWFFFMASLVMFVSLFLETGPAAGGWVVYPPLSALPQAHDGSKMGMTLWLTSMALFIVSQLLGGINYITTVINLRTRGMSFSKLPLTIWAFFLTAVLGLISFPVLLSAALLLIFDRSFGTSFYLSDIYIGGEALPNVGGSPILFQHLFWFLGHPEVYIVMLPALGITSEIIATNSRKPIFGYRAMIASMMGIAFLAFIVWAHHMFVTGMNPFLGSVFMFLTLIIAVPSAVKAFNYITTLWRGNIRFTPAMLFSIGLVSFFISGGVTGLILGNSALDIQLHDTYFVVAHFHLVMGASSAFGLLAGVYHWFPKMFGRMMNDKLGYVHFWMTFIGIYCVFFPMHYIGIAGFPRRYYAFTSYDFTKNIFQDMNAFISIAAILTFSAQFLFLFNFVYSLFKGRRASQNPWKSNTLEWTTPVVPGHGNWPGEIPAVYRWPYDYSKPGANDDFIPQNVPYSQTPESNLPHENELISLEKAIEAQNFNDQFKQPH from the coding sequence ATGGCAACTACAGGAGCACTTTCTACGACTGCGGTTCAAGTGGCTGAGCACGATCACCACGACCACGAACTGAACTTTTGGAGAAAGTACGTTTTCGCCGAAGACCACAAAACGATTGCTAAGCAATACCTGATCACAGGTATTCTTTGGGCAATCATCGGCATTAGCTTCTCCGTCATATTTCGTCTTCAACTGGGCTTCCCAGCGATGAAGATGGAATTCCTGCGTCCCCTCATTGGTGGATGGGTTGATGAGTCAGGTAAGCTAAGTGCTGACTTCTATCTGGCACTAGTTACAATGCATGGTACCATTATGGTATTCTTTGTATTGACAGCTGGCTTGAGCGGCACGTTCTCAAACTTCTTGATCCCATTGCAGGTGGGTGCCCGTGATATGGCATCGGGCTTCCTGAACATGCTCTCTTACTGGTTCTTCTTTATGGCCAGTCTGGTAATGTTTGTTTCGCTCTTCTTAGAAACTGGTCCCGCAGCGGGCGGTTGGGTTGTTTATCCGCCTTTGAGTGCCTTGCCCCAAGCTCATGATGGGTCAAAGATGGGTATGACGCTCTGGCTTACGAGTATGGCGCTGTTCATTGTGTCGCAGTTGCTGGGTGGTATTAACTATATCACAACGGTGATCAACCTGCGTACGCGCGGTATGTCGTTCAGCAAACTGCCATTGACAATCTGGGCTTTCTTCCTGACGGCTGTGCTTGGTCTGATCTCGTTCCCCGTTCTTTTGTCAGCCGCTCTGTTGCTGATCTTCGACCGGAGCTTCGGTACGAGCTTCTATTTGTCTGACATCTATATTGGTGGGGAGGCGCTTCCTAACGTTGGTGGTAGCCCCATTCTGTTCCAGCACTTGTTCTGGTTCTTGGGTCACCCTGAGGTGTACATCGTGATGTTGCCTGCTTTGGGTATTACCTCAGAGATCATCGCGACGAACTCGCGCAAGCCGATCTTTGGCTATCGTGCCATGATTGCCTCAATGATGGGTATTGCTTTCCTAGCGTTCATTGTTTGGGCTCACCACATGTTTGTAACAGGTATGAACCCCTTCCTTGGGTCGGTGTTCATGTTCCTGACGTTGATCATTGCCGTTCCGTCGGCGGTGAAAGCGTTTAACTATATTACAACACTGTGGCGGGGTAACATTCGGTTCACACCGGCCATGTTGTTCTCAATCGGTCTGGTATCGTTCTTTATATCAGGTGGGGTAACGGGATTGATTCTTGGTAACTCTGCCCTGGATATTCAACTGCACGATACCTATTTCGTTGTTGCTCACTTCCACTTGGTAATGGGCGCTTCATCGGCTTTTGGTCTGCTGGCAGGTGTGTACCACTGGTTCCCCAAAATGTTTGGCCGGATGATGAACGACAAGCTTGGGTACGTTCACTTCTGGATGACGTTTATCGGTATCTACTGTGTGTTCTTCCCAATGCACTATATCGGTATTGCCGGCTTCCCCCGTCGTTACTACGCTTTCACAAGCTACGATTTCACGAAGAACATTTTCCAGGATATGAATGCCTTCATCAGCATCGCAGCTATCCTGACGTTCTCCGCGCAGTTCCTGTTCTTGTTTAACTTCGTCTATAGCTTGTTTAAAGGCCGTCGGGCTTCTCAGAACCCGTGGAAATCGAACACGCTGGAGTGGACAACGCCGGTCGTTCCGGGACATGGTAACTGGCCGGGCGAAATCCCTGCGGTGTACCGTTGGCCGTATGATTACAGCAAGCCGGGTGCGAATGATGACTTCATTCCGCAGAACGTACCGTACTCGCAAACCCCTGAATCAAATCTTCCACATGAGAATGAATTGATTTCACTGGAGAAAGCGATTGAAGCCCAAAACTTCAATGACCAGTTTAAACAACCTCATTAA